A section of the Rhea pennata isolate bPtePen1 chromosome 24, bPtePen1.pri, whole genome shotgun sequence genome encodes:
- the REXO2 gene encoding oligoribonuclease, mitochondrial encodes MLGGGGLGRLRGGGGLGRLRGGWRRAAMAGGGGGMGQRMVWVDLEMTGLDVEKDQILEMACLITDCDLNVLAEGPNLIIKQPDELLDGMSEWCKEHHGKSGLTKAVKESKISLQQAEYEFLSFVRQQTPPGLCPLAGNSVHADKKFLDKYMPQFMRHLHYRIIDVSTVKELCRRWYPEEYEFAPKKAASHRALDDIRESIKELQFYRDSIFKRKTDEKKRKLIENGESDKTAS; translated from the exons AtgctgggcggcggcgggctggggcggctgcggggcggcggcgggctggggcggctgcggggcggctggcggcgggcggccatggccggcggcggcggcggcatggGCCAGCGCATGGTCTGGGTGGACCTGGag ATGACGGGCTTGGACGTCGAGAAGGACCAGATCCTGGAGATGGCGTGCCTCATCACCGACTGCGACCTCAACGTCCTGGCCGAG GGCCCGAACCTGATCATTAAGCAGCCGGACGAGCTCCTGGACGGCATGTCGGAGTGGTGCAAGGAGCACCACGGGAAG TCTGGCCTTACTAAGGCTGTGAAGGAGAGTAAAATTTCATTGCAGCAGGCAGAATATGAGTTTCTGTCCTTTGTACGACAACAAACACCCCCTGGTCTCTGTCCTCTTGCAG GTAACTCTGTTCACGCAGATAAGAAATTTCTTGACAAATACATGCCTCAGTTCATGAGGCACCTTCATTACCGGATCATTGATGTGAGCACTGTCAAAGAGCTTTGCAG ACGCTGGTATCCAGAAGAATATGAATTTGCACCAAAGAAGGCAGCCTCTCACAG AGCACTTGATGACATCAGGGAAAGCATCAAAGAACTTCAGTTCTACAGAGACAGCATCTTCAAGAGGAAAAcggatgaaaagaaaagaaaactaatagAGAATGGAGAAAGTGATAAAACTGCCAGCTGA